The DNA region ccccaaggcttttagccaattcgagacctacaagcatggcctcatactcagcctcattgttagtcaatttcacagttctaatataCTGCCTAACTATATTTCCCGTAGGCGGTTTCAGCACGATGCCGAGcccggacccctttgcgttcgaggcaccgtccgtaaagagggtccaaattcCCGTGGCAGTCCCTTAGGCTAGCAATAATTCTCTTTCGACTTCGGTTACTAATGtcggcgtaaagtcagccacgaagtcggccaaaatttgagattttatggaGGTTCGGGGCCGATACTTGATATCGTACCAGCTGATTTTGACGgtccatttggccaaccggccagagagctcgggtttgtgcatgatgttcctcagtgggtaagaggttacgacacagatggggtgacattgaaagtacggttttaacttactagaggcgcttagcaaagcgagcgccaatttttccagtGAGGATACCTCATTTCAGCCTTGCCTAGAGTTCtactgacatagtaaatagggaattgcataccttcctcttcccggactaAGACTCCACGTACCGCCACCTCGGAAACCACCATGTAAAGGTACAGCTATTCATCCTCCTTCAGAGTGTGGAGCAGGGGGGActcgaaaggtaccgtttgagttcctccaaagctTGTTTTCATTCTGGGGTCCAGGAaatgttattcttctttttcaacaaTGAGAAGGACCGATGGCTTTTGTCCGAGGATATCTATATGAACCGGCCCAAGGAGGCTATACACCTAGTCATCCCCTAAACGGCCTTGACGTTGTCCACCACCGTGATGTCTTCTatggctttaattttatcggggttgatctcgatcgctcgattggataccatgaacctgaGAAATTTTCCGGATCCAACCCCAAATGTGCACTTTTCTGAGTTCATCTTCATAGTATATCTCTTCAATAtatcgaaggtttcctgcaaatgtttcaaatggtcctctgctcgtagggacttaactaacatgtcgtcaatgtaaacttccattgatttttctatatgttcttcgaacattcggtttactaggcgttgataggtAGCACCGGCATTCTTTAATCCGAacgacattacgttataacaataagtGCCGAATTAGTGATAAAgaaagtcttttcttgatcgacCGGGTCCATCTGAATTTagttgtacccgaaataggcatcaagaaaactGAGTATCTTGTGCCCGGCCGTCGCGTCGATAATCCGAtcaatgttaggcaaaggaaaagaatccttagggcatgccttgttcagaTCTTTATAATTCacacacattcttagcttatttcctttcttaggtactaccactacgttGGTTAACCAGTCCGGGTACTTAACTttccgaatggatcctattttaaggagtttagatacctcatccttgatgaatgtgtACTTGACCTCGGACTGCGGTCTTCTTTTCTACTTAACCAGGTAGAACTTTGGATCCAAACTCAACATATGAGTGGTTACCTCCGGCAGGATCCTTGttatgtcaagatgggaccaagcgaaacaatctatgatagctataagaaattcaatgagttttttcctaagctcgggagttaaccccgtgcccggGTATACCTTCTGATCGGGTaagtgttcgatcaatatgacttgctccagctcattgactgttgatttggtggcatcgaaaTCATCGGGAGCAATGAACAACCTAGGAACTCCGTAATCATCCTTCTCGCCTGCTCCTCGCTCTTCTGGTTCGGTCGGGGTCGGTATCGGTGATTtctatttaatttcttccttccTAGTTGGCTCTgtattctttgatgtcgagaCCACGGGCACTGGGATCACCTCATCGACTgggaacatttcctttgcagtcGGCTGCTCTTCGTAGACTGTCTTGATTCCTCCGGGCGTAGGGAACTTCAGTACCTGGTGTAATGTTGAGGGTACTGCCCTTATGTTGTGAacccatggccttccgaataagacgttatacctcatgtccccttcgattaCGTAGAATTTTGTATCTTGAATCGTCCAGACGGTATTCACTGGCAGGGTTATTATGCCTTTAGTAGTTTCGCATGCCATGTTAAATTCGTTCAACACTCGGACCGCCGGCACTATTTGATCCTGTAACCCCAACTTCTCTTCAACCCTCGATCTGGTGATGTTGGTCGAGCTGCCTGGATCAATCAATACACGTTTAACTCAAGATTTGTTGATAAGTACGAATATCAgtagtgcatcattatgaggttgtaCGATGCCCTCGGCATCCTCGTCCCTGAACGAAATGGTTCCCTCCAGAATGTAATCTCGAGTGTGATTTTctcttgtgatggatactttagtGCACTTTATCATAGGCCCCTGGGAGACATCGACCCCTCCAATaatcatgttgatgacgtgctgaggttcttcttgttcagTTTGTTTATTGGAGTCTCTGTTCCTGAAGTGgattttggctcgatcactcagaaacaATCGGAGGTGCCCGTTATTGAACAATCGggcaacttcttctctcaattgtcggcaGTCCTCAGTCCTATGGCCATGAGttccatgatacttacacatcaggttAGGGTCTCTCTAGGTAGGATCGGACTGCAATGGTCGAGGCTACTTGGTTTCCTTGATGCGCCCCATAGCCGATACGATGCTGGttgcatcaatgttgaagttatactctgataatcttGGTGCTTCCCTTCCCCCGAGCGGGCTGTCAAAACCGTTCTTGCTCATCACACCTCGGTTATTGGTCCCACCATCGTTTCCCTTCTCGTTCCTCGTAGGGTTTCGTCGGGGTCTGCTTTCCCTCCGATATACACTGTATGGCTGATACCGATCTCAGACTGACCTTGATTCATGATCGACGACTCTCTTAGGTATGTCGTTCGTTCTGATGGGATAAACGGACCCAGAAGGGGCTCTGAGTTGGTCGTCCTCAACTCTAATTTTTGACTAGTACCTGTTGTAGACGTCGGTCCAAGTTACCGCCGAGTATTCTACCAAATTGTTTTTCAGCTGCTGCGAAGCTAAGGAGCTACGGGGGTTAAGTCcttgagtgaatgcctgaacggCCTAATCGTTCACAGCCGGAGGCAAGTCCatacgttccatttgaaatcttgaCACGAATTCCAtgagcatctcgttgtccctTTGCTTAACTTTGAAGATTTGATTTtctagtctcgaccttgatggccccggcatgagccttTACAAAAGCATTCGCGAGCATAGCGAACGAATAAATGGAATTTGGGGGCAatttgtggtaccatatcattgctcctttgaCAGAGTTTTCCCGAACTCTTTTAACAACACTGGctcgatttcgtcatcttccaagtcgttacCTTTTAtggcgcatgtgtaggaggtcacatgctcattcggATCCGTGGTTCcgttatattttggaatatcgggcataTGAAACCTCTTCGGGATTGGCTTTGGTaccgcgctcggaggaaaaggcttTTGGATAATTTTCTTGGAATCCgagcctttcaatatcgggggcgCTCCTGGGATTTGACCGACCCGGAATTATATGTTTTCACTTTTTTGTCGTTttcctcaattttcttttcacctgattccacctagtttcattaatgtttcaAGCATTTCATTACTTCAGGGCTGACACCGAACTCAGCTTCACCGGGCATTTCGGTGATCTACTCATTTTTTCGGGTGTTTTTTCGGGATGGTTCGGGCTCCACCCTACTGGGGGCGCGCCTTTGAATTTGCAGCTGCGCAATCGCCGCctattgagcttgcaacatttcgaagatcaatCGTAGACTGACCCCGTCACCTTGGCCTTCGGGCGCTCCTTGAGCCGTTGGTCGGGCTCCTCCGCGAACGCTGTTCTCGGGGTCGGTAGTAGGTTGGCGTCGATCACCACCTGCGAGTTAGCATCGACTAGGTCTATGACTGGGACCACGTTGGGATCAGTAGGGGGCACCTTATTGATAGGCACCAGATTGTTATTTTTGCCATGATGGCCAGACCCATCCTCAACGTTCAGGTGAgcagactgagaatttgacatttttaaactgacCTGAAATTAAGACcttaaagaacaagtgtaaaatagagtgtgttatggaaatttgtatcaaaccaCTACAGTTATCCTTGGCCCCACGCTGggagccaaactgtttacccttgaaatggataataattaaatttatacgcagttttaaggatatgtggattgattcaataCAAGTAATCAAGAATGTTAGCTAAACGAattaaggataaaataaataaccaaaccaattgtgACGTTGAGTCTGGGCTCGAATTTAAGTTTGCAATAGTTTTGCTCCCGCCCGCACCCTTGATTCGAAGCCAAATATGTATGAAGAACTATGATTAAAACAAGGATCTTTCAATAGCTAGAAAGTAgagaaataagtttgtattgCCTTGATAAGCGTTTTACAATGTCTCTATTGGATAAaaaacttcccctttatatagtaggggagttttacccctagtacaattctaaaaagggTAAAAATTCTCCTTGTACATCAATCAGTGATACGCTACCGGCATCAGGCGAGATCCGCGCCGTGATATCCTGTTGGGTGTGGATATCACGGGCGTCTGTTAGTCGTGTGCAACAGTTTGTAATGCTTTCTGAGGTCTTGGAGCTCGTTTTGGGTTCGGAGGGTGTTATCTTGTCGGGCCCGATGGCGAGCACCCCGTTCCAGCCTCGAACCAAAGAGTTTTTTCAGAGTTTTTTCAGATTCGATCTCTATCTCATACATTCATATTCATTTGACCCACCGTCGACTCGGGGTGTGCTGACCCCGAGTTCACCCGTATACATATAGTAAAACAAATTATGGACCAACTTCATTGTTTTCTTGAACCTGAGCGTGCTGGCAGGATGTGGACCGATTTCGGAACTGGGAGACTAGGACTTTGCAAGTTGTAAGGATACAACACAGCAATTTACTTTACCAGTCTTGCGAACACCTTCTTTGTATTAGGCATGTAGTAGTTTAGAATATACTTGGTGCATCTTTTCTTTGCAGAATACCACTAAAGTTCCAAAACTACATAGTTAAATCCGAGAAAGAATAAACTTTATCCTTTTTTGTGCAATGTCCCATAGTAGCTCAAAAAGAACCAAGCCAAAAAATAATCTCTTCGTTCAATTTAAATGAGTTAATTTAATTcgacacgaaatttaagaaaaaagaggaaaacttCTGAAATGTGTATTCTTAAAAACTTTGCAggatcatgacatttgtgtggttataaaagtttttcattaaggataaaattgataaaataaaaagtttagagttagaattattttcttttataagaaaacggagggagtataatatTACTATATTAGTAGTAACTTTCTGTTAATTCTTCCTTTTCAATCCCACCAGTAAATATGCTCTTATACAATCAGATTTTACAAAGAGGCCATGAAAAGTTGACAGGTAACAAAAGGGGAAAGCATCCTTCTCATAGTGACATTTCTTTAGCAAATTAAAGATAAAGAAAGAGGAAGAATCATCATTCATCTCTAGAATACAGAACCGATTACCCTAAATTAGTTATATATAGACTAATTatataaccaaaaccaaaaacTAATTTACAATTGAAGCGTCAAATCAGATACCATTCATCTACCTATACTCTGCAATATTCCAGTCAGAAAATGGAACGGCAGAGAGGACAAGTACTATGTTGATTATCGAACCACTTGCCCAAACACCTCGTATGAAAGAAATGCTTACACGACAACTCACTCACCTTTTCGTCATCTTTAAACTTACTTAAACACACACAACACTCCATTGTCGTCCCTCTGCCGCCGCCGCACCTATTTTTACACAGAGACTCGTACCTAGTAATTGACACTCTTCTTTCTCTTGACCCGCTGCTACTACTGCTTTCATTAGAAACTGATGTTTCTTCTTCTTGCGAATTGGATTGATCCCAAGTAGCACCCACCATTTGAAGCATTGATTTCAACATGTTCTTGATTAAGGCCGCTGATAACACTGTGTTCATTACCAATACCGGTAGCATTCCCTCAGCTGGACTTGGAAAACCCGAAAGCCCCATTTGTTATTTCACTGTTTCTGAACATGGGTAGCTGAAATCTTGGGTTTTTGTCAAGGGAGTTGAGAGGAAAAGGTGAGAGAAGGAACGGAGTCAATTCGCGCATACCAGGTGTTTGATATTTGGCCAAATCAAGTTGTGAAGACCGGTACCAAATAAATATGGAATTGCGTGGTCCTAACCACGAATGGGTGTGACCTGGGGTTAAGATCTTAACCAAATATTAGGTCAGCAAGCTAGACACGTGGCTACACGTGTACGATTCCCGTGTGGGGGATTGTGATTTGATTAAGAATTGGCTTAAATTTTGGGCCCTCTAGGGGGTGTAAGTTGGGTACTATTAGAATGCCACGTTTACGTTTGCTTTAGGAGCCAATAACACACATGTCATGGTTAGGACCTTTCAGTTGAGGCCTAGGGTAGTGGAAAGTTCATCTGCAGCGGCAATTTGTGTCATGGGATTGTATTATCAATTGTTATTCTATTCACGTAACGTTGTTATTTCAAGTTTGTCTCAAACATATCTAGAAGGGGCAGCAATTGAAAGGACACATTATATAGGATTCTAGCATTTCATATATTGTGTCGATATTTGGTTTATGCAGAATTTAACAATGAAAAACACAtaaattaaaatctaaatgaAAAACTTGAGAGTCAAAATTGGGTTGTTGACTTCTATGAAGCAAATCAGCATAAAAAGATTTAGAACTTAGAGTTGACGGATCCAAAGCAATTGTATCCTCTCACACATGCAGAATGGCGTATGTAGGATTCATGGTAAACAGTATCACATAACAATGAACAAATTCTTATAACATCATATTAcgaaaaaaaatatctaaatcaTATCAACAAAAAACGATTCAGGTATATTAATACAACTTTCTTCAACAAGCTTCATCATTTTAAATGTATTTATAATagcattttaaaaataagtagtaaaaCTTCATCATTTTAACACGTTAACTAATACTGACAGCTTTGGTCCCACTGGTAAACTGCAAACCGTATATTTTGGTAAATAGACCCGCTAAACCAGTTGGACCATGAAAGGCTAAGTGTCAAGCGGTGTCATTTTATTTGTTATATAGGTTATTTACATGTATTTCTAATGTCACTTTTCGGCGAAGGTGAAGCGGTGTCACATGACACTGCTTCCCCTGCGATGCCTCCGCCCCTGCACATGCACATACGCATATAGAGCGAGAGATTTGTCAAAATAAACGAAGAGTCAAAAATCGTGACTAAGTAAGTGCTTaatattgtttacccttaaaacggataacaattaaatttgtatgagATTTTTAAGAATATGTAGATTGATTCAATATaaataatcaagaatattagataaaCGAATTAAAGATAAGATAAATAACCAAACCAGTTGTGACGTTGAGTCCGGGCTCGTATTTAAGCTTAACAATAGTTTTGCCCTCGACCGGACCCTCGATTCGAAGCCAAATACGTATGAAGGACTATGATTAAAATAAGAACATTTCAATAGCTAGAAAGCAGAGAAATAATtttgtattgccttgatatgcgtgttacaatgtgtctacTGAATAATAAACTTCCCATTTATATAATAGGGGTGTTTTACCgctagtacaattctaaaaaaaaggtaaaaatcctccTTGTACACCAATCACTGATACGCTACCGGCATCGAGCGAGATCCGCGCTGTGATATCCGGTTGGGTGCGGATATCACGGCCCTCTGTTAGTTGTGTGCAACCGTTTGTAATGCTTTCCGAGGTCTTGGAGCTCGTTTCGGGTTCGGGGGGTGTTGCCTTATCGGGCCTGGTGGCGAGCATCCCGTTCCAACCTTGAACCAAAAAGTTCTCAGATTCGATCTCTATCTCATACATTCATACTTCGTTTGATTCACCGAAAACTCGGGGTGCGTGCTGACCCCGAgttcacccgtatacagatagtcccctcgtttcttagagAGTGGGTTTGCCGAAACGATGGGGAACGATAGATGAACCCCGATTTCTTTCTTCATACGTTACAACCGAGATGACGAATAAGccgaaacgtcccatcagtcgcATCGTTCTGATTTCGGACACGTGTCAACCATCGGTTGGTCGCCTCCAAATGTGAAACGTCGCGTAATGATTACATTTTCTCCTATAAAAGCTTCGACCATTTATTCTTCTTCCACTTTCCGATCCTAGCTTTTATCTTCAAATTCTCTAGCAGCTATCAACTCTTTTAAATCTTCATAAGACCtttgatcttcaaatcttcataattgTTCTTAGGTTTCTACCCAGATCTTCATCctatcttcaaaccttcataccctttccttcaaaccttcatatctttccttcaaatcttcatatcttCCCTTCAAATCTTCTTATTCTCCATATCACAATGGCCAAGACTTCCAAATCAGTTCCTCAATAGGTTGCCTCTTCATCTTCCCACCCGGCCACAGGTACCGAGGCGGCCATTCCCGAAGTGGCTGCCACCCAAGCGGCCCAGAGCCCTCCATGAAAAGCTTTATTTCCGGGGGTTGTTCAATCGCAGACGACTTTAAAGTCAAAAAGGCCTCATCcaaacaagaccgaggtgaaggggcatcgagatatatatgctctctCACCGAAGATACCCTTCCCATAGTCCAGGAAGACTGTAAATGGGGAGGTAAGGATGTGGTAGTCCCCGGGTCTAAGGACGATATTaccactcatgtggaggggtatttaagtgtttacacgTATCCCTTCACACTGGGCTCGATAGACCCAGTAGCTTTGGCCTTTTGCAAGAGATACAAGGTTTACCTTGGGTAAATCCACCCGTCTatttggaggatcgtgatcctcctacGTTATTTTGTGAACAACACCGAGTCCCctcggttcaccctcgaccacctactCCTTCTATACAGTCCCTAAATTTTTCGAGGGGGACTAATCAAGCTTACTCATCGGGACAGCAAGGCCCCTTTTTGGAGCATCGACGAGAATCGAGACTAGTAGGGGCACTTCGTTCGGGTGAAGACTGAAGATTTTATCCCTCCCTAGTGCCTGCCATTTACCGTGAAGTGGAATGCATCTCATAAGTGTAGTCTTTCCTTAAGTGTCGGGTCTTCTTTGTTCGCTTTCTCACAATCAGTATTTGTGATCATGCAGCTGTTGCTCGGGTTCCCAATGCGATCCCCAGGCTCAAGGAGTTGATCGAAGGCATCTGCAAGTAGATATTGTACTTTGAGCGCTCGTGGCGCAAGCTTTCTAAGGGCCGacgggaggcccgttctcatggtaacACTCTTCTCAGAATAGTTATTATTACGCTCCGAACTTACATAACGCTAACCCTTCCTCTTTCCTTcgcaggtttgcctaagaccaccgaaTTTAGACCGCTGAAAGGAGATGAGGATGCATCCTTATCCGTTGATCCCTCCATTACAGGACAGACCGAGGCTGCCGCAGGggagaagaaaaataggaaaataaagTCTTCGGGCTCCCCGGGTCCCGAGGTGAATCCAAAAAAGAGGGAGGCTTCCCGGTCTCGTAAGCCCAAGAAGAACACCAACTCCCGAGTGCCGGATTCTTACTCACTTCTCTGGATCAGGGATGAGTCTGAAGAAGATGACATTTTTGTTGCTCACGGATCGACCCTTGCCAGGGAGCAGGCGGTAGCCGAGGGAGAGAGCGGTGAGGCCGACCTCCCTCCGACTCGAGAGGCCGAGACAAAGACGGGGGCTGAGACCTCCCGAGAAGCCGCTTCTGCTCCGAAGGAGGCGACCGGTGTAATAGACATCATGGAGACGCCCTCCTACACCGAATCCATGCTTGAGGAGGCCCAAGAAGGAAAAGAAAGGTCAAGTGAAGGAGTTCATGGAGCGTACGACCCCTTCACTCCTTCTTCGATGGCGTGGAAATGTCCACTTTTGAAGATTTTTCCGGGTTGGGCGACCCGGAGGTCCCAAAGAAGGACGTGCCTTTGGAAGCTGGCAGACCGAGTTCGAGCCCAAAACTGGTGAAGCAGTTTCCTGCTCCGAGTGTAGACCCCGATCGTAAGAGAACAGTCATTCTCACGATCCCGTAGGATGCTCGAGTTCTGTCTGCTTCCGTGGGCATGGCCAGCTACCTCCGATTCCTGATGACCGAGGAGAACCAGGCAAAGATGAATGAGGTGGGCGCGTCGTGTCTCTTCAATGAGGCGCAGCAGGCCATGAACTGAGTAAGGCATCAATACTCCCTCTTTAATTCCACTTAAGTTTCGATATCTCTTACTATTTTCGTTGTTCagtaggcctcggtgcttcaccatGAGAGCTTCCTCCGGTACCGCTTCAAAATTAGTTAGCTCAAGTTTGAGCTCAAGGAGAAGGTTTGGAAAAAGGACATGTTCAAGCTCCTCAGTGAGCAACGAGACGGGGCCATCAACGACCTTCAGGCAGAGCTGGACAGGGCTCAGAAGGAAGCTTCGACCTTGAGGCGGGAACATGCTGACCTGGTTGAAAAGGTAAACCTCTTTGAAGCTAAAATCGAGGAGCTAGTTGTGGTGACCAACAACACAACCtcgcaggtccaacagaagatcgaCCTGATCGACCAACTCCGAGCCGAGATGAACGAGGTCCAAGCCATTGCTGACGGGTGGAAAAGCAAAATGGACCTGCTAGCTTCGGAGAAGGAAACCGCCAATACGAAGCTGGCATCGGTAGAGGTCTAACTCTAGGTGGCGAAGGAGAAAGCTGACAAGTCATCTCAGCTAAATGACGATCTCTGAGCACAGCTAATCTCAGTTGTCACAGAGCGGGACACCCTCGGTAGAGAATACGAAGCAATGAAGTCCAAGTTAGATACAACCTCTACCGATGCTAAATAAATGGTGGCCCAATACAAGGCCGATGTGGAGGTAGTCGAGGTCCGCCTGAAGGCAAAGGCCGAATATATAAAGCGACTATCCCGAagagagaccctcgaggagatccacgctcgaggtttTGACATGTCGGCTGAGATCGAGGAAGCCAAAAAATTCAAAGCTGAGGTGAAGAAGGTTTACGAGCCCGAATATGCCGAAAGCTCTGAGGGTTCTGAGGGCTCGAAGGTATCCGAAGGCTTCGACAGCTCTGGCGACCAGTCGGGCCCTGGTGAAGATTAGGCATAGATGCCTAAGTactttttttagtttt from Nicotiana tabacum cultivar K326 chromosome 24, ASM71507v2, whole genome shotgun sequence includes:
- the LOC142178125 gene encoding putative E3 ubiquitin-protein ligase XERICO; the protein is MGLSGFPSPAEGMLPVLVMNTVLSAALIKNMLKSMLQMVGATWDQSNSQEEETSVSNESSSSSGSRERRVSITRYESLCKNRCGGGRGTTMECCVCLSKFKDDEKSIGR